One window of the Vicia villosa cultivar HV-30 ecotype Madison, WI unplaced genomic scaffold, Vvil1.0 ctg.003857F_1_1, whole genome shotgun sequence genome contains the following:
- the LOC131641569 gene encoding vacuolar protein sorting-associated protein 2 homolog 1, with product MSFIFGKRKTPAELLRENKRMLDKSIREIERERQGLQTQEKKLIAEIKKSAKQGQMGAVRVMAKDLVRTRHQIEKFYKLKSQLQGVSLRIQTLKSTQAMGEAMKGVTKAMGQMNRQMNLPNLQKIMQDFERQNEKMELTMEVMGDAIDDALEGDEEEEETDDLVNQVLDEIGIDINQELVNAPSSAVAAPAAKTKVPQAESAAPDDGGIDSDLQARLDNLRKM from the exons ATGAGTTTCATCTTCGGGAAGCGAAAAACACCTGCAG AGCTTCTGCGGGAAAACAAGAGAATGTTGGACAAATCGATTAGGGAAATTGAGAGGGAGAGGCAAGGTTTGCAGACGCAAGAGAAGAAATTGATTGCGGAGATAAAGAAAAGTGCTAAACAAGGGCAGATG GGAGCTGTTAGAGTCATGGCAAAAGATCTCGTTAGAACAAGGCATCAGATTGAAAAGTTTTACAAGCTAAAATCACAGCTCCAAGGTGTATCACTCAGAATTCAG ACATTGAAATCAACACAAGCAATGGGTGAGGCTATGAAAGGTGTGACAAAGGCCATGGGGCAAATGAATAGGCAGATGAACTTGCCAAATTTGCAAAAAATCATGCAAGATTTTGAGAGACAGAATGAGAAGATGGAGTTGACGATGGAAGTGATGGGAGACGCAATAGACGATGCTTTGGAGGgggatgaagaagaagaggaaaccgACGATCTAGTGAACCAGGTTCTCGATGAGATTGGAATCGACATAAACCAAGAG CTTGTAAATGCACCATCATCAGCTGTTGCTGCTCCGGCTGCAAAGACTAAGGTACCTCAAGCTGAAAGTGCTGCGCCTGATGACGGCGGGATAGATAGTGATTTGCAGGCAAGATTAGACAACTTGAGAAAAATGTAG